In the Magnetospira sp. QH-2 genome, one interval contains:
- a CDS encoding ABC transporter transmembrane domain-containing protein: MAESASPDRPTSERPKSRNVRILARLFGFLRPYWGRVIGAMIALTVTAGATLGLGQGLKQLIDGGFSAGRPEALDQALVFLLALAVIMAFGTFARFYLVSWIGERVVADLRHAVFDRIVHMHTGFFETTKTGEILSRLTTDTTLLQSVIGSSASMALRNTLNFLGGMVMLFVTNARLTMLVLLVVPVVVAPIILFGRKVRRLSKESQDRVAGVGAFAEESFNAIHTVQAFTHEAADCRRFGAEVEDAFTTALRRIGARSILTATVILLVFSAIGVILWVGGRDLLAGDITSGELTAFIFYAVIVAFSVGVISEVFGELQRAAGATERLMEILETRSDIIVADPVTPLPVPARGAVTFESVTFHYPSRPDHAALEEFSLDVPPGETLALVGPSGAGKTTLLQLLLRFFDPDTGRVLLDGIDLRQADPQEARGHMALVPQDPVIFAADGWENIRYGNPDANDDAVRRAADAAAASEFLDKLPEGFNTFLGEKGARLSGGQKQRVAIARALLRDPSVLLLDEATSALDAENERIVQAALDKLMIGRTTLVIAHRLATVVNADRIAVIEGGQLVATGKHGELLESSPLYAQLARLQFAPDLL; this comes from the coding sequence TTGGCCGAGTCCGCCTCTCCCGACCGCCCCACTTCGGAGCGCCCCAAAAGCCGCAATGTGCGGATTCTGGCGCGCCTGTTCGGTTTTTTGCGGCCCTATTGGGGTCGGGTCATCGGCGCCATGATCGCCCTGACCGTCACCGCGGGCGCCACCCTCGGACTCGGTCAAGGCTTGAAACAATTGATCGATGGCGGCTTTTCCGCCGGGCGTCCGGAGGCCTTGGATCAGGCTTTGGTGTTCCTTTTGGCCTTGGCGGTGATCATGGCCTTTGGGACTTTCGCCCGGTTCTATCTGGTGTCCTGGATCGGCGAGCGGGTGGTGGCGGACCTGCGTCACGCCGTTTTTGATCGCATAGTCCATATGCATACGGGCTTTTTCGAGACCACCAAGACCGGCGAAATTCTCTCCCGCCTGACCACCGACACCACCTTGTTGCAATCGGTGATCGGGTCGTCGGCCTCCATGGCCTTGCGCAACACCCTGAACTTCCTCGGCGGCATGGTGATGCTTTTTGTCACCAATGCCCGGCTGACCATGCTTGTGCTGCTGGTGGTGCCGGTGGTGGTGGCGCCGATCATCCTGTTTGGCCGCAAGGTGCGGAGGCTTTCCAAGGAAAGTCAGGACCGGGTGGCCGGGGTGGGTGCCTTTGCCGAGGAATCCTTTAACGCCATCCATACGGTGCAGGCCTTTACCCACGAGGCCGCCGATTGCCGCCGCTTTGGGGCCGAAGTGGAAGATGCCTTTACCACCGCCTTGCGGCGTATCGGGGCGCGCAGCATCCTGACCGCGACGGTGATCTTGTTGGTATTCAGTGCCATCGGCGTGATTCTCTGGGTTGGCGGACGGGATTTATTGGCGGGAGACATCACCAGTGGCGAGCTCACGGCGTTCATTTTCTACGCGGTTATCGTCGCCTTTTCCGTTGGCGTTATCAGCGAGGTATTCGGTGAATTGCAGCGGGCCGCTGGTGCTACGGAACGGCTGATGGAAATCCTGGAGACGCGCTCCGACATCATCGTCGCCGACCCGGTCACGCCGCTGCCGGTTCCAGCCCGGGGCGCGGTCACCTTCGAGTCCGTGACCTTCCACTACCCCTCGCGTCCTGACCATGCGGCGCTGGAGGAGTTCAGCCTTGATGTCCCGCCCGGTGAAACCCTGGCCCTGGTCGGACCGTCGGGGGCGGGTAAGACCACCTTGTTGCAGTTGCTGCTGCGCTTCTTCGATCCCGATACCGGCCGGGTCCTTCTTGATGGGATCGATCTCCGTCAGGCCGATCCACAGGAAGCGCGTGGCCATATGGCACTGGTGCCGCAAGATCCGGTGATTTTCGCCGCCGATGGCTGGGAGAATATCCGCTACGGCAATCCCGACGCCAATGACGACGCAGTGCGGCGGGCAGCGGACGCGGCGGCGGCGTCAGAGTTCCTCGACAAGCTGCCCGAGGGCTTCAACACCTTCCTGGGCGAAAAGGGCGCGCGGCTGTCGGGGGGGCAGAAACAACGGGTGGCCATTGCCCGCGCCCTCTTGCGCGATCCTTCGGTTCTACTGCTTGATGAAGCCACCAGCGCCCTGGATGCCGAAAACGAACGCATCGTGCAGGCCGCCTTGGACAAACTGATGATCGGGCGGACCACCCTGGTCATCGCCCACCGGCTGGCCACGGTGGTCAATGCCGATCGGATCGCCGTCATTGAAGGCGGACAGTTGGTGGCCACGGGCAAGCATGGGGAGCTCCTCGAAAGCTCTCCCCTCTACGCCCAATTGGCAAGGCTGCAATTCGCGCCGGATCTGTTATAA
- a CDS encoding DUF3126 family protein produces MKPDEIGKVQSYLRKTFNNNSISIAPPAKPSAPVEVSIGEEFIGVLHRDEEDGEVSFQLLMTILDIDLEDV; encoded by the coding sequence ATGAAGCCCGACGAAATCGGCAAGGTGCAAAGCTACCTGCGCAAGACCTTTAACAACAATAGTATTTCCATCGCGCCTCCGGCCAAACCCAGCGCCCCTGTCGAGGTCTCCATCGGTGAGGAGTTCATCGGCGTGCTACACCGGGACGAGGAAGATGGCGAAGTCTCCTTCCAGTTACTGATGACCATTCTGGACATCGACCTGGAAGACGTCTGA